In one window of Campylobacter coli DNA:
- a CDS encoding tRNA (cytidine(34)-2'-O)-methyltransferase, with amino-acid sequence MFNIVLVHPRIPQNTGSIGRMCFNAGFKLHIVKPIVFDISQKAVRRAGLDYWEKLEPVIWESLDIFLEHNLIYKDRFFFATTKSNKFYFQAKFQENDFLFFGSESYGLPMELMQLNWDNAITIPMKACGRSLNLATSVGIVSYEALRQNFDHFRL; translated from the coding sequence ATGTTTAATATTGTTTTGGTACATCCTAGAATTCCTCAAAATACTGGTAGTATAGGTAGAATGTGTTTTAATGCGGGTTTTAAATTGCATATTGTCAAACCTATAGTTTTTGATATTTCTCAAAAAGCAGTGCGTAGAGCAGGGCTTGACTATTGGGAAAAGCTTGAGCCTGTAATTTGGGAAAGTTTAGATATCTTTCTTGAACACAATCTCATTTACAAAGATCGTTTTTTCTTTGCGACAACAAAAAGTAATAAATTTTATTTTCAAGCTAAATTTCAAGAAAATGATTTTTTATTTTTTGGTAGCGAGAGCTATGGTTTACCGATGGAATTAATGCAGCTTAATTGGGATAATGCCATTACAATCCCTATGAAAGCTTGTGGTAGAAGTTTAAATTTGGCTACGAGTGTTGGTATTGTTTCTTATGAAGCTTTGCGACAAAATTTTGATCATTTTCGTTTATAA
- a CDS encoding alanine racemase: MSLIKINQKAYESNLKTIAGKIGSFSRLICVFKDNAYGHGAKILAPLAKTLGVNFIAVKNEKEAYELEDFFDNILILSHHPHGKENPKFIYALNDISKINAYQNNTRIHVKIDTGMHRNGICVEDLNEALLKMKYSTLKLEGIFTHFAGADEMDASFFVQKEKFSKAKDIAKQIYKNLIFHSHNSAALFRAMKIPEDEFCRTGLAQFGYGDESLERVLSLYAHRLSCRELQIGQSVGYGGAFSATEKIKIATYDLGYADGLFRYNGKGDLLLANKQKILGKISMDSFSCQDFGEEVCVFDNANIWADFFKTINYEILVKLHPDIPRVLV, from the coding sequence ATGTCCTTAATTAAAATTAATCAAAAAGCTTACGAAAGTAATTTAAAAACTATAGCTGGAAAAATAGGTAGCTTTTCGAGATTGATTTGTGTTTTTAAAGATAACGCTTACGGACATGGGGCGAAAATTCTAGCCCCGCTTGCTAAAACCCTAGGCGTTAATTTTATAGCAGTTAAAAATGAAAAAGAAGCTTATGAGCTCGAAGATTTTTTTGACAATATTTTAATCCTTTCTCATCACCCACACGGCAAAGAAAATCCTAAATTTATTTATGCTTTAAATGATATAAGTAAAATAAATGCTTATCAGAATAATACAAGAATACATGTTAAAATAGACACAGGAATGCATCGGAATGGAATTTGTGTTGAAGATTTAAATGAAGCCTTGTTAAAGATGAAATATTCCACTTTGAAATTAGAAGGTATATTTACGCATTTTGCAGGTGCAGATGAAATGGATGCAAGTTTTTTTGTTCAAAAAGAGAAATTTTCTAAGGCTAAAGATATTGCTAAGCAAATTTATAAAAATTTGATATTTCACTCGCATAATTCTGCAGCTTTATTTAGAGCTATGAAAATACCTGAAGATGAATTTTGCAGAACGGGTTTGGCGCAATTTGGCTATGGGGATGAAAGCTTAGAAAGGGTTTTAAGCTTATACGCTCATAGGTTAAGTTGCAGAGAATTACAAATAGGTCAAAGTGTAGGCTATGGTGGAGCTTTTAGTGCGACAGAAAAAATCAAAATAGCTACCTATGATTTGGGCTATGCAGATGGTTTGTTTCGTTATAATGGCAAGGGAGATTTATTGCTAGCTAATAAACAAAAAATTTTAGGTAAAATTTCAATGGATAGCTTTTCTTGTCAAGATTTTGGAGAAGAAGTGTGTGTATTTGATAATGCAAATATTTGGGCAGATTTTTTTAAGACTATCAATTATGAAATTTTAGTCAAACTTCATCCTGATATCCCAAGAGTGTTGGTGTAA
- the cysK gene encoding cysteine synthase A: MRVYKKVNELIGNTPIIQLEKFGANLFAKCEFLNPSHSIKDRAAFAMIQSALDEGKIDSKTVIVEATSGNTGIALAMICADLGLQFVATMPESMSIERRKMMTLFGAKLELTPASLGMKGAVDKANEILKNTPNSFMPSQFENLANKNAHRKTTALEILKDLDNDLDIFVAGFGTGGTISGVGEVLKEKLEKIHIVAVEPLASPLLSKGEAGSHKIQGIGANFIPAILNKDVIDEIITVSNEDAINTAKELAKNGLMVGISSGANVFAASVLAKKFPDKKILTVLNDTAERYLSTDLFA; the protein is encoded by the coding sequence ATGAGAGTTTATAAAAAAGTAAATGAACTTATAGGCAATACTCCTATAATACAATTAGAGAAATTTGGTGCAAATCTTTTTGCCAAATGCGAATTTTTAAATCCAAGTCATTCAATCAAAGATAGAGCGGCTTTTGCAATGATTCAAAGCGCTTTAGATGAGGGTAAAATCGATTCTAAGACTGTTATAGTCGAAGCTACAAGTGGAAATACGGGTATTGCATTGGCAATGATCTGTGCAGATCTAGGACTTCAATTTGTCGCTACTATGCCAGAATCTATGAGCATAGAAAGACGCAAAATGATGACTCTTTTTGGAGCAAAACTTGAATTAACACCTGCAAGTTTGGGCATGAAAGGCGCAGTGGATAAAGCTAATGAAATTTTAAAAAATACTCCAAATTCTTTTATGCCATCGCAGTTTGAAAATTTAGCAAATAAAAATGCACACCGTAAGACCACTGCTTTGGAAATATTAAAAGATTTAGATAATGATCTTGATATTTTTGTAGCGGGCTTTGGAACAGGTGGAACCATCAGTGGAGTTGGTGAAGTTTTAAAAGAAAAATTGGAAAAAATTCATATCGTTGCCGTAGAACCTTTAGCTTCTCCATTACTTAGCAAGGGTGAAGCTGGAAGTCATAAGATACAAGGTATAGGTGCAAATTTTATCCCTGCTATCTTAAATAAAGATGTTATAGATGAAATCATTACAGTTAGCAATGAAGATGCTATAAACACAGCTAAAGAGCTCGCTAAAAACGGACTTATGGTAGGAATTTCAAGTGGTGCAAATGTATTTGCAGCAAGTGTTTTGGCTAAAAAATTCCCAGATAAAAAAATTCTTACTGTGCTAAATGATACAGCTGAAAGATATCTTTCAACCGATCTTTTTGCTTAA
- a CDS encoding acyl-CoA thioesterase, with protein sequence MRNMGEPKLKIVAMPSDTNPAGNIFGGWILSQIDLAGAIAARELSPERVVTISMDKVVFKEPVFIGDIISCYSKIVSVGKTSIGVEVEVTAQRVDSQGCTSCINVTSALVTYVSVTREGKKKPISEELKKIHGFVNTQA encoded by the coding sequence ATGAGAAATATGGGAGAACCAAAATTAAAAATTGTCGCAATGCCAAGCGATACCAATCCTGCAGGTAATATTTTTGGTGGATGGATACTTTCGCAAATTGATTTAGCAGGAGCAATAGCAGCTAGAGAACTTTCTCCTGAGCGCGTCGTAACTATATCTATGGATAAAGTAGTTTTTAAAGAACCTGTTTTTATAGGCGATATTATTTCTTGTTATTCTAAAATTGTCAGTGTAGGAAAGACTTCCATAGGCGTAGAAGTAGAAGTTACTGCTCAAAGGGTAGATTCACAAGGCTGCACTTCTTGTATCAATGTAACCTCTGCCTTAGTTACTTATGTTAGTGTTACAAGAGAGGGAAAGAAAAAACCTATTAGTGAAGAATTGAAGAAAATTCATGGATTTGTAAATACTCAAGCTTAA
- the kcuS gene encoding KCU-star family selenoprotein, whose protein sequence is MNFKKFKHYYEKAERFFHPLVGLSSYDKYLEHMKHKHPEKTPKTRGEFFKECLDKKYNSGGLNKC, encoded by the coding sequence ATGAATTTCAAAAAGTTTAAACATTACTATGAAAAAGCCGAAAGGTTTTTTCATCCCTTAGTGGGACTTTCGAGTTATGATAAGTATCTAGAACACATGAAACATAAACATCCTGAAAAAACCCCAAAAACTAGAGGAGAATTTTTCAAGGAATGTTTAGATAAAAAATATAATAGCGGCGGTTTAAACAAATGCTGA
- a CDS encoding sodium:alanine symporter family protein, translating into MVVLLIICGIYYSFLTRFVQFRMLKSVFKILTERNENHTKEHISPFQALMISTASRVGIGNIAGISIAIAAGGAGALFWMWLMAFFGGASAFAESTLAQIYKSKDNTGGFKGGPAYYIKKALGSHFFGAFFAFILIITYAYGFNGLQSQTMTSAFKVYYDMFNPNATADFASSSWPMIIGIILTLFGIWMFFSHHTKIGKVSSLIVPFMALAYILLALIAVLINLDKIPSVVSLIFESAFDFKAIFGGFAGSALVIGIKRGLFSNEAGMGSAPNAAAAALTSHPAKQGIIQAFSVLIDVIVCTSSGFLVLFSMAYFNVGADGKPLLTAMPLVQEAMREYYGSFGVHFITIAIVLFAITSLIGNYYYAQANVKYLTNSKLLMNLFRITAVAMIFIGSQMNLKLAWSLADLTMAFMAITNIISLLLLGGIVNKVLKDFNDQQNSKINPKFSASKLGIKNAECWD; encoded by the coding sequence ATGGTGGTTTTACTGATAATCTGCGGAATTTATTATAGTTTTTTAACTAGATTTGTGCAGTTTCGTATGTTAAAATCTGTTTTTAAAATTCTCACCGAAAGAAATGAAAACCATACCAAGGAGCACATATCTCCTTTTCAAGCTTTGATGATATCAACAGCTTCTAGAGTAGGTATAGGAAATATTGCAGGAATTTCTATTGCAATTGCCGCAGGGGGAGCGGGTGCTTTATTTTGGATGTGGCTTATGGCATTTTTTGGTGGAGCTTCGGCTTTTGCAGAAAGCACTTTGGCACAAATTTATAAGTCTAAAGACAATACAGGAGGATTTAAAGGCGGTCCTGCTTATTATATAAAAAAAGCTTTAGGTTCTCATTTCTTTGGAGCTTTTTTTGCTTTTATTCTCATCATCACTTATGCTTATGGATTTAACGGACTTCAAAGTCAAACTATGACTTCAGCTTTTAAAGTTTATTATGATATGTTCAATCCTAATGCTACTGCAGATTTTGCTTCAAGTTCTTGGCCTATGATTATTGGTATTATTTTAACCCTTTTTGGAATTTGGATGTTTTTCTCACACCATACAAAAATAGGCAAAGTAAGCTCTTTAATCGTCCCTTTTATGGCGCTAGCTTATATCTTGCTTGCTCTTATAGCTGTTTTGATCAATCTTGATAAAATTCCTTCTGTGGTATCGCTTATATTTGAAAGTGCTTTTGATTTTAAAGCGATTTTTGGTGGATTTGCTGGTTCTGCTTTAGTTATAGGAATCAAAAGAGGACTCTTTTCAAATGAAGCAGGTATGGGTTCTGCTCCAAATGCTGCTGCAGCTGCTCTTACAAGCCACCCTGCAAAACAAGGTATAATACAAGCTTTTTCGGTATTGATTGATGTTATTGTTTGTACAAGTTCGGGCTTTTTAGTTCTTTTTTCTATGGCATATTTTAATGTAGGAGCTGATGGAAAACCTCTTTTAACAGCAATGCCTTTAGTACAAGAAGCAATGCGCGAATATTATGGTAGTTTCGGAGTTCATTTTATTACCATAGCTATTGTTTTATTTGCTATTACTTCTTTAATAGGAAATTATTACTATGCTCAAGCTAATGTAAAATACCTTACAAATTCTAAATTGCTAATGAATTTATTTAGAATTACTGCCGTAGCAATGATTTTTATAGGTTCTCAAATGAATTTAAAACTTGCTTGGAGTTTGGCCGATTTAACTATGGCATTTATGGCGATTACAAATATCATTTCTTTACTTCTTTTAGGCGGTATAGTCAATAAAGTATTGAAAGATTTCAATGATCAGCAAAACTCTAAAATAAATCCAAAATTCAGTGCTTCAAAGCTAGGCATTAAGAATGCTGAATGTTGGGATTAA
- a CDS encoding HU family DNA-binding protein: MTKADFISQVAQTAGLTKKDATAATDAVISTITDVLAKGDSVSFIGFGTFSTAERAAREARVPSTGKTIKVPATRVAKFKVGKNLKDAVAKAKKKK; the protein is encoded by the coding sequence ATGACTAAAGCAGATTTCATTTCGCAAGTTGCTCAAACCGCTGGGCTAACAAAAAAAGATGCTACTGCTGCTACTGACGCAGTTATTTCTACTATCACTGATGTATTGGCTAAAGGTGATAGCGTTAGCTTTATAGGTTTTGGTACTTTCTCAACAGCCGAAAGAGCTGCAAGAGAAGCAAGAGTACCAAGCACTGGTAAAACCATTAAGGTTCCTGCAACTAGAGTTGCTAAATTTAAAGTGGGTAAAAACCTTAAAGACGCTGTTGCAAAAGCTAAAAAGAAAAAATAA
- a CDS encoding amino acid ABC transporter permease produces the protein MNQKNVRIFVFFAIILFWGYFSFPIEILQIKEADGTINYGYTPNAQAYIKSYFITLLLTACSAIIGVVIGFSLAILRFSKIKVLNFIIDEYIDIIRGTPVILQLMIFAFVIFTFIDNLYAAIFALGLNSSAYIAEIVRSGINSVDKGQMEAARAMGLDYKTSMKEIILPQATKNILPALANEFISLFKETSVVGFISVIDITMQSQSLQAVLYNPKPLIFTGLVYYVSVKIFSYFAKKLELRMSKND, from the coding sequence TTGAATCAAAAAAATGTAAGAATATTTGTATTTTTCGCCATCATTCTTTTTTGGGGATATTTTTCTTTTCCTATTGAAATTTTACAAATCAAAGAAGCTGATGGGACTATAAATTACGGATATACTCCAAACGCACAAGCTTACATAAAAAGTTATTTTATCACTCTTTTACTTACTGCTTGCTCAGCAATTATTGGCGTGGTTATTGGTTTTAGTCTTGCTATCTTACGTTTTTCAAAAATAAAAGTTTTAAATTTTATCATAGATGAATATATTGATATTATAAGAGGAACTCCTGTTATATTGCAACTTATGATTTTTGCTTTTGTAATTTTTACTTTTATCGATAATCTTTATGCTGCAATATTTGCACTAGGACTTAATAGTTCTGCTTATATAGCAGAAATCGTAAGAAGCGGGATTAATAGTGTTGATAAAGGACAAATGGAAGCAGCGCGTGCTATGGGACTTGATTATAAAACTTCGATGAAAGAAATTATATTGCCCCAAGCGACTAAAAATATTTTACCTGCTTTAGCCAATGAATTTATTTCTTTATTTAAAGAAACCTCTGTGGTTGGATTTATAAGTGTTATTGACATTACTATGCAAAGTCAAAGTCTTCAAGCGGTATTATATAATCCAAAACCTCTTATTTTTACAGGGCTTGTGTATTATGTGAGTGTAAAAATTTTTAGTTATTTTGCTAAAAAACTTGAGTTAAGGATGAGCAAAAATGATTGA
- a CDS encoding murein L,D-transpeptidase family protein: MLKKILAFYFICVSALGASDLVKIYLNQGLDAVGAAIEKELTNKEFWLDEIGDKNISLGYYDDKVSIVLTNKTDKILRVYSYNNGEIKQDFEQKAIITGLMGDKEVEGDLKTPVGFYELGRKFNPGDPYYGPFAFATTYPNLLDKVQGKTGGGIWIHGYPLDGTRLDEFKTRGCIALFNENLEEFAKVVQDKKVFAMTEEKEKVRAKKEDIAALLADLFAWKLAWTDSDINTYLNFYDEKQFKRFDKMKFEQFASMKKSIFSRKEDKKIKFSDINISPYPNVENETMYRISFYEDYYTKNYQFKGDKILYVKIDSKGKMKILAEQ; the protein is encoded by the coding sequence TTGCTTAAGAAAATTTTAGCATTTTATTTTATATGTGTTTCGGCTCTTGGGGCTTCTGATTTGGTAAAAATTTATTTAAATCAAGGTTTGGACGCTGTGGGTGCGGCGATTGAAAAGGAATTAACTAATAAAGAATTTTGGTTAGATGAAATAGGCGATAAAAATATCTCTCTTGGATATTATGATGATAAAGTTTCTATCGTGCTTACAAATAAAACAGATAAAATTCTTCGTGTCTATTCTTATAATAATGGGGAGATTAAGCAAGATTTTGAGCAAAAAGCTATTATTACAGGACTGATGGGAGATAAAGAAGTTGAAGGAGATTTAAAAACTCCAGTAGGTTTTTATGAACTTGGGCGCAAATTTAATCCAGGAGATCCTTATTATGGTCCTTTTGCATTTGCTACAACCTATCCAAATCTACTTGATAAAGTTCAAGGTAAAACAGGTGGTGGAATTTGGATACATGGCTATCCTTTAGATGGAACAAGACTGGATGAATTTAAAACACGCGGTTGCATAGCTTTGTTTAATGAAAATCTTGAAGAATTTGCTAAAGTAGTGCAAGATAAAAAAGTATTTGCGATGACAGAAGAGAAAGAAAAAGTAAGAGCTAAAAAAGAAGATATAGCTGCTTTGCTTGCAGATCTTTTTGCTTGGAAATTAGCTTGGACAGATAGTGATATAAATACTTATTTAAATTTCTATGATGAAAAACAATTTAAGCGTTTTGATAAAATGAAATTTGAACAATTTGCTTCTATGAAAAAGTCCATTTTTTCTCGAAAAGAAGATAAAAAGATTAAATTTTCGGATATAAATATTAGTCCTTATCCAAATGTAGAAAATGAGACTATGTATAGAATTTCGTTTTATGAGGATTACTATACCAAAAACTATCAATTTAAAGGAGATAAAATTTTATATGTTAAAATTGATAGCAAAGGAAAGATGAAAATCTTAGCAGAACAATAA
- a CDS encoding amino acid ABC transporter ATP-binding protein, giving the protein MIEIRNLSKKYGNLEVIKNISTKISKGDIISIIGPSGGGKSTFLRCINRLELADSGEILINGCNILNEQIDINKIRQKVSMVFQHFNLFANKNVLQNLCLAPVKTGILNEDEAIKKAEILLKKVGLSDKKEVMPHKLSGGQKQRIAIARSLMMNPDVILFDEPTSALDPEMIGEVLSIMKDLAAEGLTMIVVTHEMGFARNVANRIFFMDKGELAVDASPKEVFENPKNERLKEFLNKVLNH; this is encoded by the coding sequence ATGATTGAGATTAGAAATTTAAGTAAAAAATATGGAAATTTAGAAGTTATTAAAAACATCAGTACAAAAATTTCCAAAGGTGATATTATATCCATCATAGGTCCAAGCGGGGGCGGAAAAAGTACTTTTTTGCGTTGTATCAACCGCCTAGAACTTGCAGATAGCGGAGAAATTCTTATCAATGGTTGTAATATTTTAAATGAACAAATTGATATTAACAAAATTCGCCAAAAAGTGAGTATGGTATTTCAGCATTTTAATCTTTTTGCCAATAAAAATGTATTACAAAATTTATGCTTAGCTCCTGTAAAAACAGGAATTTTAAATGAAGATGAAGCTATAAAAAAAGCTGAAATTTTACTTAAAAAGGTGGGATTATCCGATAAAAAAGAAGTAATGCCACACAAACTTTCAGGCGGCCAAAAACAACGCATTGCCATAGCAAGAAGCTTGATGATGAATCCTGATGTGATTTTATTTGATGAGCCCACTTCAGCACTTGATCCTGAAATGATAGGAGAGGTTTTAAGTATTATGAAAGATTTGGCTGCTGAAGGACTTACTATGATAGTAGTTACTCATGAAATGGGTTTTGCTAGAAATGTCGCTAATCGTATTTTTTTCATGGATAAAGGAGAGCTTGCAGTAGATGCAAGCCCTAAAGAAGTATTTGAAAATCCTAAAAACGAAAGATTAAAGGAATTTTTAAATAAAGTTTTAAATCACTAA
- the ciaB gene encoding invasion protein CiaB — protein MNNFKELAKLVRNRKENINLFYNLLDSEQWDEYFERLLALSELKRDKTTLLAILRRLVDLKEENLIQEWKKNNFKEEKITELKHKFYEEIRKFYEKEHQELINELKERKIVNDFYQNLIQGVHNIGLVINAFEVSWTKEIIEKNNKILATQFPNLDDAMEFLRKNQLYQTTPKGDICERSYGVLVRIGNIWKFVPYARFFENEILKLEFAFDDMIDKLKQIAKNEDELAYIEYFQKLKLAFCEKEEKKVIGAWQEAEFAWMKVKSPLQVGHPLEYYEDSYTHAVALEWDIRIEDESDFDTLKFSKEIKQSFMRVYENIGIQDEQLKSEVLHNIDKTQLYICAPMIYYGAELKGLFSAQVVPNDESVSSIAGKKIFAFLNFVYENAKTKPFMRIASEIFDKDFLNYGRDILFFKEKVWKRVYEVSTIGHEFGHIFFTAKDSEKLMNQSGFFKNIEEYKATSGGLVNFFYHEQEDLKLPVFHELIKRAVSLIAWQRVEEVKPYYTEGLIHLSLLFQSGVLRFENNKLNVNFNLDYYEKFKDATLKNYHDLAKHYALKLDAKEFLNRFCILENDIFMPLHSECKEFVQFYYSLYEKIGNEIDNSGEFERYKMQKKS, from the coding sequence ATGAATAATTTCAAAGAATTAGCAAAACTTGTAAGAAATCGTAAGGAAAATATCAATCTTTTTTATAATCTTTTAGATTCTGAGCAATGGGATGAGTATTTTGAGAGACTTTTGGCTCTTAGTGAGCTAAAAAGAGACAAGACAACTCTTTTGGCTATATTAAGACGCTTAGTTGATCTTAAAGAAGAAAATTTAATACAAGAGTGGAAAAAAAATAATTTTAAAGAAGAAAAAATCACTGAACTTAAACATAAATTCTATGAGGAGATAAGAAAATTTTATGAAAAAGAACATCAAGAGCTAATTAATGAGCTCAAAGAAAGAAAAATTGTAAATGATTTTTATCAAAATCTTATTCAAGGAGTGCATAATATAGGCTTAGTCATCAATGCTTTTGAAGTTTCATGGACTAAAGAGATTATAGAAAAAAACAATAAAATTTTAGCAACCCAATTTCCAAATTTAGACGATGCAATGGAATTTTTACGAAAAAATCAACTCTATCAAACAACTCCAAAGGGTGATATTTGCGAGAGAAGCTACGGCGTTTTGGTAAGAATAGGAAATATATGGAAATTTGTTCCTTATGCAAGATTTTTTGAAAATGAAATTTTAAAACTCGAATTTGCTTTTGATGATATGATTGATAAATTAAAACAAATAGCTAAAAATGAAGACGAGCTAGCTTATATAGAATATTTTCAAAAGTTAAAATTAGCTTTTTGCGAAAAGGAGGAAAAAAAGGTTATAGGGGCATGGCAAGAAGCTGAATTTGCATGGATGAAAGTCAAATCTCCATTGCAAGTAGGACATCCTTTAGAATATTATGAAGATAGTTACACTCATGCTGTAGCTTTGGAGTGGGATATAAGAATAGAAGATGAGAGTGATTTTGATACCTTAAAATTTTCAAAAGAGATTAAACAAAGTTTTATGCGTGTATATGAAAATATTGGTATTCAAGATGAGCAACTCAAAAGTGAGGTTTTGCATAATATCGATAAAACACAGCTTTATATTTGTGCACCGATGATTTATTATGGAGCTGAACTTAAGGGTTTATTTTCTGCACAAGTTGTTCCTAATGATGAATCTGTAAGTTCTATCGCAGGAAAAAAAATCTTTGCTTTTTTAAATTTCGTTTATGAAAATGCAAAAACAAAACCTTTTATGAGAATTGCTAGTGAAATTTTTGATAAAGATTTTTTGAACTATGGAAGAGATATTTTATTTTTCAAAGAAAAAGTTTGGAAAAGGGTTTATGAGGTTTCAACTATAGGCCATGAATTTGGTCATATATTTTTTACCGCTAAAGACAGTGAAAAACTTATGAATCAAAGTGGCTTTTTTAAAAATATCGAAGAATACAAGGCAACAAGTGGTGGACTTGTTAACTTCTTTTATCATGAACAAGAGGATTTAAAATTACCTGTTTTTCATGAGCTTATTAAAAGAGCTGTATCTTTGATAGCTTGGCAAAGAGTGGAAGAGGTTAAGCCTTATTATACAGAGGGACTTATTCATTTATCACTATTGTTTCAAAGTGGAGTTTTGAGATTTGAAAATAATAAATTAAATGTTAATTTCAATCTAGATTATTATGAAAAATTTAAGGATGCAACTTTAAAAAATTACCACGATTTAGCCAAGCATTATGCTTTAAAGCTTGATGCTAAAGAATTTTTAAATCGTTTTTGTATTTTAGAAAATGATATTTTTATGCCTCTTCATTCTGAATGCAAAGAATTTGTTCAATTCTATTATAGTTTATATGAAAAAATAGGCAATGAAATTGACAATAGTGGGGAATTTGAGCGTTATAAAATGCAAAAAAAATCCTAA
- a CDS encoding DJ-1 family glyoxalase III: MSKKVLIPLAQGFEEAEFIGIADVLKRAAELSGNLEVIIASLDNELLVKGANGISIKADCSLEAVDTKNLDAIALAGGFDGMNNLKNSNEILSIIKKLHSEGKIVSAICASPIVLNAAGVLEGEFTCYPSCEAGLKGNRVNKAVVVNKNVITSAGPATAILFGLELAKHLCGDEIYNSLYEGLLIPLTK, translated from the coding sequence ATGAGTAAAAAAGTATTAATTCCTTTAGCTCAAGGATTTGAAGAAGCTGAATTTATAGGTATAGCAGATGTATTAAAAAGAGCTGCGGAACTAAGTGGAAATTTAGAAGTTATTATCGCTTCTTTGGATAATGAACTTTTAGTAAAGGGTGCAAATGGGATCAGTATAAAAGCAGATTGTTCTTTAGAAGCTGTAGATACTAAAAATCTTGATGCAATAGCTTTAGCTGGAGGTTTTGATGGTATGAATAATCTTAAAAATTCAAATGAAATTTTAAGCATTATTAAAAAACTACATAGCGAAGGTAAGATTGTTTCTGCAATTTGTGCTTCTCCTATAGTATTAAATGCTGCTGGAGTTTTAGAAGGTGAGTTTACTTGCTACCCAAGTTGCGAAGCAGGTCTTAAAGGAAATAGAGTTAATAAAGCTGTAGTTGTAAATAAAAATGTTATTACAAGTGCAGGTCCTGCAACAGCTATTTTATTTGGACTAGAGCTTGCAAAGCATTTGTGTGGCGATGAAATTTATAATTCATTATATGAAGGTTTACTTATCCCTTTAACAAAATAA
- a CDS encoding SCO family protein: MKKVFLFVIALVAIGILAFCFANKNQYDFNLRSAFKEQTTLEDFKGKKLIVYFGYTFCPDICPSTLSLIGKNLSSLKDPRAHVLFISLDISRDGNVTSTNEWLRYFYPSADALIAKNDSVLKKVAKNYGVQYQKIDINDSVMKYSVAHSSEIFLIDENGKLQKIIRDLNPEEVAKELKNFLSSK, encoded by the coding sequence ATGAAAAAAGTTTTTTTATTTGTGATCGCCCTTGTTGCGATAGGTATACTAGCTTTTTGTTTTGCAAATAAAAACCAATACGACTTTAATCTAAGATCTGCTTTTAAAGAGCAAACCACTTTGGAAGACTTTAAAGGTAAGAAGCTTATAGTTTATTTTGGTTATACTTTTTGTCCCGATATTTGCCCCTCTACCCTCTCTTTGATCGGCAAGAATTTAAGTTCCCTTAAAGACCCAAGAGCTCATGTTCTTTTTATTTCTTTGGATATTTCTAGAGATGGTAATGTAACTTCAACTAATGAATGGTTAAGGTATTTTTATCCTAGTGCAGATGCTCTTATTGCAAAAAATGATAGTGTTTTAAAGAAAGTAGCTAAAAATTATGGGGTTCAATATCAAAAAATAGATATTAACGATTCTGTGATGAAATATTCTGTTGCACATAGCAGTGAAATTTTTCTTATCGATGAAAACGGAAAGTTACAAAAAATCATTAGAGATTTAAATCCTGAAGAAGTCGCAAAAGAGCTTAAAAATTTTCTAAGCTCTAAGTAA
- a CDS encoding copper chaperone PCu(A)C translates to MKKIITLGALFALSLCAKDIEIKDAFIKQTPPNAVNSAIFLTIVNNTDKDISLIDAKTDINQVSELHTHAHKHGMKAMIQIPEIPVKAHSSTELKPGGYHIMLFKLNQPVDKNTKANLTLIFDNNQSLEVRDIGSKEL, encoded by the coding sequence ATGAAAAAAATTATTACACTAGGTGCTTTATTTGCATTAAGTCTTTGCGCTAAAGATATAGAAATCAAAGATGCATTTATAAAACAAACTCCGCCTAATGCTGTTAACAGTGCTATATTTCTTACCATTGTTAATAATACCGATAAAGACATCTCTTTAATAGATGCAAAAACTGATATAAATCAAGTTAGCGAATTGCATACTCATGCTCATAAACACGGCATGAAAGCTATGATACAAATTCCAGAAATACCTGTTAAAGCACATTCTAGTACCGAGTTAAAACCTGGGGGTTATCATATCATGCTTTTTAAACTTAATCAACCTGTTGATAAAAATACCAAAGCAAATTTAACTTTAATTTTTGACAACAATCAAAGTTTAGAAGTCCGCGATATAGGATCAAAAGAGTTATAG